The Candidatus Polarisedimenticolaceae bacterium genome contains the following window.
CTCGCGAGGAAAGGCGGGATCGACCTCGGCGGCATCGAGATCGTCGATGTTCCCGACAGCCGCGCCGCCGCGGCGAAGGGCGTGGCGCTCGTGCGTGAGGGAAAGGCGGAGCTCCTGATGAAGGGGAGCCTTCACACGGACGAGCTTCTGGGTGCCGTGGTCGCGAAGGAGACCGGTCTTCGCACCGGCCGTCGCATCAGCCACGTGTTCCTGATGGACGTTCCCACCTACCCCAAGGTCCTGCTCGTCACCGACGCCGCGATCAACATCGCGCCGTCCCTCGAGGACAAGGTCGACATCTGCCAGAACGCGATCGACCTGGCCCGGTCCCTGGGCCTGGAGACGCCCAAGGTCGCAATCCTCGCGGCGGTCGAGACGGTCAACTCCAGGATGCCTTCGACGCTCGACGCGGCCGCGTTGTGCAAGATGGCCGAGCGGGGGCAGATCCG
Protein-coding sequences here:
- a CDS encoding bifunctional enoyl-CoA hydratase/phosphate acetyltransferase, translating into MSPVTGSGKYESLLAKCENLEPVPTAVVHPCEASALAGAVEARSLGLIAPILVGPRADIEALARKGGIDLGGIEIVDVPDSRAAAAKGVALVREGKAELLMKGSLHTDELLGAVVAKETGLRTGRRISHVFLMDVPTYPKVLLVTDAAINIAPSLEDKVDICQNAIDLARSLGLETPKVAILAAVETVNSRMPSTLDAAALCKMAERGQIR